In the Gammaproteobacteria bacterium genome, ATTGATGTATTAAATTGTTCCCGAATTTATCAAAGTGATTTTTTGCGGTGGAAGTATGAAAAGGCTCCTGCCTTTTCACCTTTCAGGCTGCCATTCTGGCATTCAAAAGTGCTATCCTGCACTTTTAGTCGAACCGTCACTTCGTGAAGTTCAACTCCAGACTCATTAAATTAAAAAAGCAGCCATTGGCTGCTTTTTTAATTTGGTGGAGGCGGGGGGAGTCGAACCCCCGTCCGCCAGTCCTCCATTTGAGGATCTACATGCTTAGCTTTGTCTTTTAGTCTCGTCGTGCCAACTCCGACAATCAGGATTTGGTTTGACCAGTTCAGATAATTTTAACCCGAGACCGTCCAAACACCGGTTCAAGCGATCTTGCTAATCGACCCTTGTTCTGAAACCGCAAGCTGAATCAGAAAAGGGCTAGCTATTAAGCAGCTAGAGCGTAGTTATCGTCGTTTGCAACTATAACATTTGAAACATTTTTTACGAGGCTAGCTTCATCCTCGGCATGCACCTACAAACTTTGTAACTCACGTCGAAACCAATGACGCCCCCAAGTTCGTAAGAAGTGACTGTTTCAAAAACAGCACATGATTGGACATTTTATGCCTTAATTAGTTCAATTCAAAGCTCTTTAGGATATTTAAAGAGCTTTGTTTTCTTGCGCCAACTATTTTTTGCCAAGCATTCTTTTTAATGTAGCGTCTTTAGCAATGAAATGATGTTTCAAACTGGCTGCAATATGCAGTAAAATCGCAATTCCCATAATAATCATGAGATATCCATGAGCATCATGTCCTAACTTCGCCATATCTTTATTGAGAGGAACCGCTTTTCCATCAACAATGTTGGGAGCAAGCAATTCAAATCCAAAAACATTCAATCCATGCCCTGCTGCACCAGACATCATCATTCCTGAAATTGGGAACAATAAAGTACCAATCAATAACACCCAGAGTACTGCTTTGGATGCGAATTTTTCCATTGAATTCATATCAGCAACATATTCAGGAAAACCTCTGATTAAACGTCTGATAACTCGATAGAGAATGAATACAAACAATATAATTCCTATTGATTTATGGATTGGATATAAACTACGCAGCTTAAACTCATCCATGCTATAGCCAACAATAATCATCGCAATTATTGCGAGACCTATAAACCAATGAAGAAAAATGGTTGTTTTAGTTAGAGATTTATCTGAGTTCATATTCGCTCCTGTTTATTAATATTTATGAGTATTATAACAAATGATTTTAATCCCCTGCAATGGTCATTTCTTCTATTAACCATGAGCCGGTTTGAGTTTTACTGCGTTTATCCACATCGTTGGCAACCAATACCAGATTATTGTACATATCTTTGAGATTTCCGGCAATGGTTAATTCTGAAACCGGAAATTGAATCTCACCATTTTCAACCCAATATCCCGATGCACCGCGTGAGTAATCTCCAGTCACTGTGTTAATGCCCTGCCCCATAACGCTGGTGACAAATAGTCCGGTTCCCATTTTCCTCAAAGCCGCTTGTAAGTCATCTTTTCCGGTCTTAACAAACAAATTATGAGCACCACCTGCATTTCCGGTGGCTTGCATATTGAGTCTTCGAGCGGAATAAACTGAAAGCAGAAAACCTTTTAAAACTCCTTTGTCAATCAATTGACGTTGTCGGGTGGCTACACCATTGCTGTCAAAGTTTCGTGATGCCATGCCTTGTTTGACAAACGGATCTTCGTTGATTTCGAACCAATCCGGAAAGATTTGCTTATCCAAATCATCTTTTAAAAAGCTGGCTTCCTGATACAAACTACTGCCTGAAATTGCCGATAACATGTGCCCTACCAAGCCCTGGGCAACAGGAGCTTCAAATAATACCGGTGCTTTGGTGGATTTCACTTTCTGCGCACCAATCCTCGATAAAGTTCGTTCGGCGGCTTTCCTGCCTAATTCTTCCGCATTCATCATTTGGTAAAAATCACAAGAAGCATCCCACCAATAATCTCGCTCCATATTGCCGTCTTTTTCAGCAATGGCAACCACACTAATTGAAGAATTTGTTCCTTGCTTATGACCGATAAAACCATTGGAATTGGCATAAATAGAACTTCCCTCACCGATTGAAACATTCGATTCATCAACAACCAAACCCCTGCTCTCCAAGGCAGCTGATTCAGCTTGCTTTGCCATTTCAATCAATTCATCGGCTGTCACATCAGCAGGATGATAAGTATCTAACTCTTTAAAGTTATCAGGATTCGCTAACAACTCAGTCTCAGCAAGTCCGGCATATTCGTCTTCTTCTGTCAATTTCGAGATTTCAATCGCTTTCTTAATGGTTAAATCGATACTTTCCTTATCCAAAACAGCCGTCGAAGCCGAACCTTTGGCTTTACCACTATAAACGGTGATAATTAATGAGCTGTCATTGGAATTTTCAATGGTATCCACATCATGATTGCGGACGCTGACAGCTAAACCGCTTCCCTGTGAATAAACAACTTCCGCCTGAGTTGCCCCGTTTTTCTTTACTGTTTGTAAAATATTTGTAACAATCTGTTTGGTTTTATCTATATTCATATTTTTATCTGATGGTTAATCAAACTGACGAACCGGAATTCGAAAGCAAAACTCAAAGAAAGCATTATGCACATTCTATGGTCGATTTGGCACATAAATTGGCAGAAATGAAACATTCTTTACTGATTGAATTACCAATTAACGAACAAATTATCAATGCCATTGTTGAATCTAAAAAGATCACCAGTCATATTGCTCGTAAGCGCCATTTTCAATATCTGGGTAAATTATTATTGAAAGACAATCACGAGGAGATTGTCGATGCCATTGAGTCCAAAGAGAAAGAAAAAGAAGCCGGATTGCTTCGTCAGCCATTAATCAATTTATGGCTGGAAAAGACACTCGAAGACATGGAAATCATCAATGAATTGTATCCCACACACGATAACGCTGATATTCAAACATTACGCCAACTGGCTCGTTCTGCTAGTAAAGAGAGTGCCAATTCCAAGAAGAACCGTAGAAAACTTTTTGAACATCTGCGTATGATGGATCTACAACACGCTTTACCAATGATTTAATCATTTAAGGACTTTTTGCCAAAAACCAACATTATACCAGCGGTTAAATTTATATCCGGCATCTTTAAATTCACCAACTTTCTCAAAACCCAGAGACTCATGGAGTCTAACACTGGATGGATTGGGTAAAGTTAAGCAAGCAACTAGAAGTCGGAAATTCTTTTCTCTTAATTGTTCAATCAATTCTTGATAAAGAATTTTTCCTAAACCTCTATACTTGTGTTTTGGGTTGAGATAAATCGTTGTTTCCGCAGACTTGTCATAGGCATTTTTCTCCCGCCAGCGGGAAGCATAAGCAAAACCAATGACTTCATTACCCTCTTCCATCACAATGTAAGGATAAACTTTTGTTATTTCAGCAATCTTCTCCGAAATTTCAGAAATTGAGTATGTGTTAATCTGAAAAGTGCAACTGTCATTCCTTACATAGTGATTTAGAATTTCAACAACTTGTGGAATATCAGAATTCAGAACATTACGAATAATCATTTTTTTGATTGGTTTATACAAAAACTAAGAATAATTAAAAAAACACTTGATTTACCAGAATATTTTTCTTATTTCTCATTATAAATTCCATATATGGAAAATGTGAATACAATAATTCATTTGCACAATTTTATTACTCATATTAACTCCAATAAACATGTTACCAAGCAATAAATATAATTTTAAAAATAACATAATTGGTGGTTTTACTGCTGCGGTTATCGCTTTGCCATTAGGTCTGGCTTTTGGTGTTGCCAGTGGTATGGGAGCCTCTGCCGGAATCAACGGTGCGATTATTTTAGGGTTTATTGCAGCACTGTTTAGTGGAACACCCACTCAAATATCGGGACCAACCGGACCAATGACAGTGATTATAGCATCGACAATCATTACATTGCATAATGATATTCGCTTAATCGCTACGACTATTATTCTTGCCGGTATTTTTCAAATTGTATTCGGCATTTCCCGTATTGGACAGTTTGTTAAGTATATTCCATATCCGGTCGTTTCCGGTTTTATGAGTGGAATCGGAGTAATAATAATTGTTTTACAGATAAATCCTTTTTTCGGAGTGCCCAGTGAAGCCTCGGTGATACAAATATTTTCCTCTCTGGCTCAAAATATAGCTAACATTAATTGGGATTCGGCAGGAATTTCAATTGCAACTTTGTTGATAATGTTTTTTACACCTCGCAAGATTGCACAAATAATTCCATCGCCCTTGATCGCTTTGTTCTGTCTTACTCCGCTTTCTATTTATCTGGGTTTGGATGTACAAACCATCGGTGAGATCCCTCAAAAGTTACCCGATATAATTACTCCTGCTATTTCACTTGAGAGTTATCAGCAAATTATAGTTCTTGGCTTTACGTTAGCAGTATTGGGAAGCATTGATACATTATTGACATCAGTAGTCGCAGATTCTATCACTCACACCAAACACAAACCGAATAAAGAACTAATCGCACAAGGCTTGGGTAATAGTGTTTGCGGTTTATTTGGAGCCGTTCCCGGTGCCGGAGCAACCATGCGGACAGTTATCAATATTAAAAGCGGAGGAACCAATAAAATATCAGGTATCACACACAGTGTCGTTATTTTTCTTGTGGTTGTGTTTTTTACACCGATTGCGGAGAAAATTCCAATGGCATTACTGGCAGGAATTCTGATTAAAGTCGGAATCGACATTATTGATTACAGATTCATCCGTGTTTGGAAAAGCAGTCCGGGCCATGATTTAGCAGTTATGCTGGTTGTGTTTTTTGTCACTGTATTTATAGATTTAATAACAGCTGTGGGCGTAGGCATAATTCTTTCTTCCCTGCTCATTGTTTACAGAATCACTCGAGAAACTCAAATTACCTTGGTTAATGAACCATTGAATTCATTATCAGATGATTTAGGTTCATCAACTCGAATTTTGAGTATCAATGGTGTGTTCTTTTTCGGCTCAAGTATTGCATTTGAAAGAAACGTCAATGAAACTTTAGATATTAAACGTTTCGTAATTGATATTTCCAATATCCCCTTCATGGATTTAACTGCAATATTTACCCTTAAAGATATCATCCTAAGACTCAAGGAATCGAATATTGATATCATAATTGTTGCAAAAAAACGCGAAAAAATACAACTCCTGAAATTCAACAAAACCGGTGTATTTGATGATATCCGCTTCCTTGAGAATATTCAGCAGCTTTGAAAATCAATACTCCACTTTTTCCATGCTATTTTTCCACAATTCAAAAGCCTCAATGGCCTCTTCGGGAAGTAGCTGTGTCATTTTCAGGTTGCGTTGAGTGAGCGGCAAATCCAACTCGTCATAAATAAACTGGTCATCAAAGTTGATTTTAGCAGCATCTTTTTTAGTGTTACCGTAATAAACAGCTTTGGGTCTGGACCAATAAATAGCCCCCAAACACATAGGGCACGGTTCGCACGAGGTGTAGATTTCGCAATCATCCAATTGAAATGTGCCTAAGATCTGGCAGGCATTTCTGATGGCTTCGACTTCGGCGTGAGCTGTGGGATCATTTTTATTAGTTACAGAGTTTGCACCAGTTGCAATGATTTCCCCATTTCTTACAATCACAGCTCCGAATGGTCCGCCGGTGTTGTTTTTGACATTCGCAATCGAAAGCTCTATGGCTTTACGCATAAATTTTTCATTCATAAGTATTTGTTATAATTCGTATTATTGTTATAAATATTGAGCAGAAAGCTGATTCAGATTTTCCTTGTCTTCTTCATTCAGGAATGGCGCAACAATCCGAATGACTTGGAAAATTCCGTGAGATAATTTTTTCTCTTCATCAAAATTATCATCATAAATAGCTATCGAATAGTTCAACCAGAATGTGGCTGTTAATGCCACCTGATCAGCAAGAGATGCAATGGTTTCGTCATCGGCATTGAGTGATCCGATTTCAGCCAGATGTTTCATGATGTTGAGAGCTGTTTGTGATTTTCTTGCCAAAATACGGCGAAAATGTCTTTTCAGGAATTCAATCCGATTCATCAACTGAATAAGATTTCGATACAAAAAACGATATTCCGATATCACTTCAAAAATCATGTGAAGATAAAACCACATATCCTCCATTGAAGTGTAATTTAAGTTTTCATCCGGTGTCAAAACCTGATTGATTTTCTTTTCATAATCCAGAAAAATCTGCCAGATAATGTCGTCCTTAGAGCGATAGTGATAATAAAGATTGCCGGGCGAGATATCCATCTCATCAGCAATGTGGTTGGTTGTCACATTAGGCTCACCTTCTTCATTAAAAAGGCGTAATGCTGTGGCAATAATTCTATCCTTGGTTTTCACAAGATTTAAAAGCTAGCCTAACAAACCTTTGACGGTATCAATGTATTTCTGCATGGCATCATCCGAACTCATGCCTTTGAGAGCTTCTCTGGCATCGTATTTCGCACCACCAACAAAATCAAAAAAACCGGGACGAACACCAGTGACATCACCTACGGTAGCTTGCTTGTATAGCGAATAAAGAGTCAACATCATATCATCATTGGGCTTTTCAGATAGCGTTTTAACATCGGCGAGAGCCTGATCGAATTGTTGCTTTAAATCACTCATCAATATTTTCCTGTAGTTTTAACTTCAAAGTTTAATTTTGCCATGTATAATAACAATCGTCAAATATTTATTAAAGGGTGGAGATTATGGCATATTTTGTTACCGGAGCTACAGGATTTATCGGTTCGCATTTCTTAAAAAAATTATTTAACCGCAAAGGCAAAATCTATGTTCTTGTGCGTTCGGGTTCAAAAAAGAAACTCAAAGATTTATTGGAAAGAATTGATGCTCCAAAAGACAGAGTGATTGCCATTACCGGTGATATCGGTAAAACGAATCTGGGTATCAGCAAAAAAAGCAAAGACGAGCTTAAAGGTAAGGTGCAGCATTTTTTCCATCTGGCTGCCATTTATGATATGAAAGCCTCTTATGAGGAGCAAGAGATTGCTAATATCGAAGGCACCAGAAATGCCATTGGACTCGCTGATGAAATTGATGCAAAATGCTTTCATCATGTTTCTTCGATTGCAGCTGCCGGTCTGTATAACGGTGTTTTCCGTGAAGATATGTTTGATGAAGCAACCGGTCTCGAGCATCCCTATTTTCGTACCAAACATGACTCTGAAGGTGTGGTTCGACGTGAATGTAAAGTTCCTTTCCGAATTTATCGTCCGGGCATGGTTTTGGGACATTCTGAAACCGGTGAAATTGATAAGATCGACGGCCCCTATTATTTCTTCAAATTGATTCAAAAAATGCGTCGCCTTATGCCTCGCTGGATGCCAACTCTTGGACTTGAAGGTGGTCGTTTGAACATGATTCCGGTCGATTATGTGGTTAATGCAATGGATCATATTGCTCATGTTAAGGGACAAGACGGTAAATGTTTTCACTTGACTGATCCAAATCCCCTCAAGATAGGCGAGGTTTTAAACATCTTTTCACGAGCGGCTCATGCTCCTGAAATGACTATGCGAATTGATGCCAGAGTTTTTAATTTCATCCCTAAAGCAGTGAAATCCGGTTTGATGATGTTGTCACCGGTACGCCGGATTAAAGCTCAGGTGATGAAAGAACTCGGCATACCTGAAGGTGTTCTCAGCTTTATCAACTATCCGACCCGATTTGATAATCGTGAAACTGCAAAGCTCCTCAAAGGAACCGGAATTGAAGTTCCAAAATTGAAGAAGTATGCCTGGAGACTTTGGGATTACTGGGAAAGAAATCTAGATCCGGATTTATTTATTGATCGCAGTTTAAAAGGAAGAGTTAAAAATAAACTGGTTGTTGTTACCGGCGCTTCTTCCGGTATAGGACAGGCGACGGCAATCATGCTGGCAAGAGCCGGTGCACATGTCATTCTGGTTGCGCGCGGGGAAGAAAAGTTACTGGAAACTGCGACAATTATCAAAAAAGAAGGTGGCAAATCATCGCACTACACCGCTGATTTATCGGATATGACTTCTTGCGATAAACTGGTAGAAAATATTCTGAATGATTTAGGACCGATTGATATTCTGGTTAACAATGCCGGTAGATCCATTCGTCGTTCCATTGCATTAAGCTACGATCGTTTCCATGATTATGAAAGAACCATGCAGTTAAATTATTTTGGTTGCTTGCGTTTAATCATGGGCTTCTTACCCGGAATGACATCGAAAAGACATGGTCAGGTGGTGAATATTTCATCAATTGGAGTATTAACTAATGCCCCAAGATTTTCAGCTTATGTGGCATCCAAAGCGGCATTAGATGCGTTTTCTCGTTGTGCGGCTGCTGAATTCAATCATAGCAATGTCGCATTCACTACAATCAATATGCCACTGGTGAGAACCCCAATGATTGCCCCAACCAAAATTTATGACAATGTTCCAACCATTTCACCGGAACAAGCTGCCGATATGGTCAAGGATGCAATTATTCGTCGTCCGCAACGAATTGCAACGAGACTGGGTATTTTTGG is a window encoding:
- a CDS encoding cytochrome b, translated to MNSDKSLTKTTIFLHWFIGLAIIAMIIVGYSMDEFKLRSLYPIHKSIGIILFVFILYRVIRRLIRGFPEYVADMNSMEKFASKAVLWVLLIGTLLFPISGMMMSGAAGHGLNVFGFELLAPNIVDGKAVPLNKDMAKLGHDAHGYLMIIMGIAILLHIAASLKHHFIAKDATLKRMLGKK
- a CDS encoding nucleoside deaminase: MNEKFMRKAIELSIANVKNNTGGPFGAVIVRNGEIIATGANSVTNKNDPTAHAEVEAIRNACQILGTFQLDDCEIYTSCEPCPMCLGAIYWSRPKAVYYGNTKKDAAKINFDDQFIYDELDLPLTQRNLKMTQLLPEEAIEAFELWKNSMEKVEY
- the pmbA gene encoding metalloprotease PmbA, encoding MNIDKTKQIVTNILQTVKKNGATQAEVVYSQGSGLAVSVRNHDVDTIENSNDSSLIITVYSGKAKGSASTAVLDKESIDLTIKKAIEISKLTEEDEYAGLAETELLANPDNFKELDTYHPADVTADELIEMAKQAESAALESRGLVVDESNVSIGEGSSIYANSNGFIGHKQGTNSSISVVAIAEKDGNMERDYWWDASCDFYQMMNAEELGRKAAERTLSRIGAQKVKSTKAPVLFEAPVAQGLVGHMLSAISGSSLYQEASFLKDDLDKQIFPDWFEINEDPFVKQGMASRNFDSNGVATRQRQLIDKGVLKGFLLSVYSARRLNMQATGNAGGAHNLFVKTGKDDLQAALRKMGTGLFVTSVMGQGINTVTGDYSRGASGYWVENGEIQFPVSELTIAGNLKDMYNNLVLVANDVDKRSKTQTGSWLIEEMTIAGD
- a CDS encoding TetR/AcrR family transcriptional regulator → MKTKDRIIATALRLFNEEGEPNVTTNHIADEMDISPGNLYYHYRSKDDIIWQIFLDYEKKINQVLTPDENLNYTSMEDMWFYLHMIFEVISEYRFLYRNLIQLMNRIEFLKRHFRRILARKSQTALNIMKHLAEIGSLNADDETIASLADQVALTATFWLNYSIAIYDDNFDEEKKLSHGIFQVIRIVAPFLNEEDKENLNQLSAQYL
- a CDS encoding N-acetyltransferase family protein: MIIRNVLNSDIPQVVEILNHYVRNDSCTFQINTYSISEISEKIAEITKVYPYIVMEEGNEVIGFAYASRWREKNAYDKSAETTIYLNPKHKYRGLGKILYQELIEQLREKNFRLLVACLTLPNPSSVRLHESLGFEKVGEFKDAGYKFNRWYNVGFWQKVLK
- a CDS encoding acyl-CoA-binding protein, giving the protein MSDLKQQFDQALADVKTLSEKPNDDMMLTLYSLYKQATVGDVTGVRPGFFDFVGGAKYDAREALKGMSSDDAMQKYIDTVKGLLG
- the yjgA gene encoding ribosome biogenesis factor YjgA is translated as MVNQTDEPEFESKTQRKHYAHSMVDLAHKLAEMKHSLLIELPINEQIINAIVESKKITSHIARKRHFQYLGKLLLKDNHEEIVDAIESKEKEKEAGLLRQPLINLWLEKTLEDMEIINELYPTHDNADIQTLRQLARSASKESANSKKNRRKLFEHLRMMDLQHALPMI
- a CDS encoding SDR family oxidoreductase, translating into MAYFVTGATGFIGSHFLKKLFNRKGKIYVLVRSGSKKKLKDLLERIDAPKDRVIAITGDIGKTNLGISKKSKDELKGKVQHFFHLAAIYDMKASYEEQEIANIEGTRNAIGLADEIDAKCFHHVSSIAAAGLYNGVFREDMFDEATGLEHPYFRTKHDSEGVVRRECKVPFRIYRPGMVLGHSETGEIDKIDGPYYFFKLIQKMRRLMPRWMPTLGLEGGRLNMIPVDYVVNAMDHIAHVKGQDGKCFHLTDPNPLKIGEVLNIFSRAAHAPEMTMRIDARVFNFIPKAVKSGLMMLSPVRRIKAQVMKELGIPEGVLSFINYPTRFDNRETAKLLKGTGIEVPKLKKYAWRLWDYWERNLDPDLFIDRSLKGRVKNKLVVVTGASSGIGQATAIMLARAGAHVILVARGEEKLLETATIIKKEGGKSSHYTADLSDMTSCDKLVENILNDLGPIDILVNNAGRSIRRSIALSYDRFHDYERTMQLNYFGCLRLIMGFLPGMTSKRHGQVVNISSIGVLTNAPRFSAYVASKAALDAFSRCAAAEFNHSNVAFTTINMPLVRTPMIAPTKIYDNVPTISPEQAADMVKDAIIRRPQRIATRLGIFGQVMHAVAPKSMEVVMNTAFNMFPDSAAAKGEKPSGRPTSPEQVAFASLMRGVHW
- a CDS encoding SulP family inorganic anion transporter — protein: MLPSNKYNFKNNIIGGFTAAVIALPLGLAFGVASGMGASAGINGAIILGFIAALFSGTPTQISGPTGPMTVIIASTIITLHNDIRLIATTIILAGIFQIVFGISRIGQFVKYIPYPVVSGFMSGIGVIIIVLQINPFFGVPSEASVIQIFSSLAQNIANINWDSAGISIATLLIMFFTPRKIAQIIPSPLIALFCLTPLSIYLGLDVQTIGEIPQKLPDIITPAISLESYQQIIVLGFTLAVLGSIDTLLTSVVADSITHTKHKPNKELIAQGLGNSVCGLFGAVPGAGATMRTVINIKSGGTNKISGITHSVVIFLVVVFFTPIAEKIPMALLAGILIKVGIDIIDYRFIRVWKSSPGHDLAVMLVVFFVTVFIDLITAVGVGIILSSLLIVYRITRETQITLVNEPLNSLSDDLGSSTRILSINGVFFFGSSIAFERNVNETLDIKRFVIDISNIPFMDLTAIFTLKDIILRLKESNIDIIIVAKKREKIQLLKFNKTGVFDDIRFLENIQQL